In one Stenotrophomonas maltophilia genomic region, the following are encoded:
- a CDS encoding type IV pilin protein, which yields MRTSSRQQQVTGFTLIELMITVAVIAVLAAVALPSYQRHVLKTHRAMAKADLVEIAQLLERHHTVQNSYDGFSLPFSQSPRQGSARYAISFDGKATAGTYTLQAVPETGQDKDACGTLTLDQAGRKTPDSKTNPECW from the coding sequence ATGCGCACATCCAGCAGACAACAGCAGGTAACGGGCTTCACCCTGATCGAACTGATGATCACCGTTGCCGTCATCGCGGTACTTGCGGCTGTGGCGTTGCCTTCCTACCAGCGACATGTGCTGAAGACGCACCGCGCGATGGCCAAGGCTGACCTGGTCGAGATCGCGCAGCTGCTCGAGCGGCATCACACCGTGCAGAACAGCTACGACGGATTCTCGCTGCCGTTCAGCCAGTCGCCGCGGCAGGGCTCGGCCCGCTATGCCATATCGTTCGACGGCAAGGCGACCGCCGGGACCTATACCCTGCAGGCGGTTCCGGAAACCGGCCAGGACAAGGACGCGTGCGGCACGCTGACACTCGATCAGGCGGGCCGCAAGACGCCGGACAGCAAGACCAACCCGGAGTGCTGGTAA
- a CDS encoding pilus assembly protein, with amino-acid sequence MNTPRRFSRLVSSPWLRAGTAAAVLVGVGALVYPLFAALGDYDIAQEPLYSKKTQPPLMMMVMSRDEQLFNKAYSDYSDLDEDGTLDTTYQDKFDYSGYFDSNLCYTYSSSQFKATAQATGTQRHTCSGTWSGNFLNWATMSRLDVMRYVLYGGHRITDTASKTVLERAQIPNDLHAWVKVYSGADINNFTPYKTTMSFCNASISATGAPLMRVASGSWGEWASTAGYQCIVGRSDEGKDDSPRSVAADLNVRVEVCATGSGTFQEAFCRKYNDGTRDYLKPAGLLQSYGESGRLRFGLVTGTYVNPRDGGVVRRNIGKIAGNGTTFCAAGDEINLSNGQFCNTLTGGAEGIINTISNFRIDQWNWKDKWTDCDDYSILNRQGFDGRGNLTDPGNASKKCSAWGNPLAEMYAEALRYIKGETKGIYSASGDLSGLPNSVAWKDPYRSPNNGGNSYCATCNILVMSSGLPSFDSDNIGTVTGLTTAAAATDAIGNQENITGGSYMAGRVGLTNRYASINTHEDICRAVKVTGLSLVRGICPDVPSTEGSYLISGLAKAAAETDLRPGVQDKPNTYKLTATTYTVAMAESLPKFEIPVGNGKITLAPLCQANNTEGAGINSSGWRSCFLGSVGVGTKRSAVSPNYVYGRDYRADGKAGSFSLVWEDSLWGNDHDNDVVSMLSYCVGSTCSDGGTTPFRNICWRSNSGECSNNAVRNKVGEDEVLVRIENLSAYAGNAMLTGYTIVGSNAADNVQRLVLRPGNRNGSVLSTSADPPATWTGAVVMRYKLGTGQAGQLESPLWYAAKYGVPEGRKWDSKVPGVPDNYFLARNPAKLKSALESIFDSAAAGEAPVGGSGTGARVNAGSFTVSAHYTVPSGSNDWTGDVIASQTTSTGGAGAELWRASTKMSASGRTIVMSTAPTYVNTSNQLVPVAAADFTADNVPGRDRAEKLGNMGLNTVPNWFGSHTVADLVSYLRGSPVSGFRPRSSLLGDIVNSSVEIVSNKDDYGFTSWQAQGGVSWKTTLGLSYRAYLATKVANGGPPSMVYVGANDGMLHGFNASTGTSAGSEQFAFIPSASLQHMAELANPTYGHRYYVDGGLTSSDVYYGDAWRTVLVGSTGGGGASRGPSATAVGNGSVFALDISNPTGFTASNVLWEISGKTESDLGFVMGKPVVVPVAGPNADSPPRFVALFGNGVNSSTGRPVLYVVDIRTGEILKRVYPTAGKYAVANGLNHVTAVALHNSSGLADTVYGGDMQGNMWRFDLRGGDPSAWNVALNGTPLFTAVRSAVAQPITGAIEVSAGPGGGVSLFFGTGRYFTADDNAVTRNSPVQTLYGLWDNLSTAISSRDSLVGQTVSANGAGFRDVSGNGVDYASKRGWYVDLIVGSDVEGERFFGYPTLQGGAVMFTTYVPGQAVCGTGGGTNWRYRLNMLTGQPAMSGLTDEVGGNALCGANCGAGALTRGGDIATGAPVLSTNVNSTTLKGCDPSDPKCTVDGSLDRCIVALNTPGADTAYGQRACGRQSWRQIR; translated from the coding sequence ATGAATACTCCGCGCCGATTCTCCCGCCTTGTCTCCTCCCCGTGGCTGCGTGCAGGCACCGCCGCTGCCGTGCTGGTGGGCGTGGGCGCACTGGTCTATCCGCTGTTCGCTGCGCTTGGCGACTATGACATCGCGCAGGAGCCGCTCTACAGCAAGAAGACACAGCCGCCGCTGATGATGATGGTGATGTCGCGCGACGAGCAGCTGTTCAACAAGGCCTACAGCGACTACAGCGATCTGGACGAGGACGGCACGCTCGACACCACCTACCAGGACAAATTCGACTACTCCGGGTACTTCGACTCCAATCTCTGCTACACGTACAGCAGCAGCCAGTTCAAGGCCACGGCCCAGGCGACCGGCACGCAGAGACACACCTGTTCGGGTACCTGGTCCGGCAACTTCCTCAACTGGGCGACCATGAGCCGCCTGGATGTGATGCGCTACGTGCTGTACGGCGGCCATCGCATCACCGATACCGCCAGCAAGACGGTGCTGGAGCGGGCGCAGATTCCCAACGACCTGCACGCCTGGGTCAAGGTGTACAGCGGCGCCGACATCAACAACTTCACCCCGTACAAGACGACCATGTCGTTCTGCAATGCCAGCATCAGTGCCACCGGCGCACCGCTGATGCGCGTTGCCAGTGGCAGCTGGGGTGAATGGGCCTCGACTGCCGGCTATCAGTGCATCGTGGGGCGCAGCGACGAGGGCAAGGATGACTCCCCCCGATCGGTCGCGGCCGACCTGAATGTCCGGGTTGAAGTCTGCGCCACCGGTTCTGGAACCTTCCAGGAAGCGTTCTGCCGCAAGTACAACGACGGCACCCGGGACTACCTGAAACCGGCGGGACTGCTGCAGTCCTATGGTGAAAGTGGCCGTCTGCGGTTTGGTCTGGTCACCGGCACCTATGTCAATCCGCGCGATGGCGGCGTGGTCCGTCGCAACATCGGCAAGATCGCCGGCAACGGCACGACCTTCTGTGCGGCCGGCGATGAGATCAACCTGTCCAATGGCCAGTTCTGCAACACGCTGACGGGCGGGGCCGAGGGCATCATCAATACGATCTCCAACTTCCGCATCGACCAGTGGAACTGGAAGGACAAATGGACTGACTGTGACGACTACAGCATCCTGAATCGCCAGGGCTTCGACGGCCGGGGCAACCTGACCGACCCGGGCAACGCATCCAAGAAGTGCAGCGCCTGGGGCAATCCGTTGGCGGAGATGTATGCCGAAGCGCTGCGCTACATCAAGGGAGAAACGAAGGGAATCTACAGCGCCAGCGGTGATCTCAGCGGCCTGCCCAATTCGGTGGCGTGGAAAGATCCGTACCGCTCGCCGAACAACGGCGGCAACTCCTACTGCGCCACCTGCAACATCCTGGTGATGTCCTCGGGCCTGCCGTCCTTCGACAGCGACAACATCGGTACGGTCACTGGCCTGACCACGGCAGCGGCGGCGACCGATGCGATCGGCAACCAGGAGAACATCACCGGTGGCAGCTACATGGCAGGCCGTGTCGGCCTGACCAATCGCTATGCCTCGATCAACACCCATGAGGACATCTGCCGTGCGGTCAAGGTGACAGGCCTTTCGCTCGTGCGCGGCATCTGCCCGGACGTGCCGTCCACGGAAGGCAGTTACCTGATCTCGGGGCTGGCCAAGGCCGCTGCCGAGACCGATCTGCGTCCGGGCGTGCAGGACAAACCCAACACCTACAAGCTGACCGCCACCACCTACACCGTGGCCATGGCTGAGAGCCTGCCGAAGTTCGAGATTCCGGTGGGCAATGGCAAGATCACCCTGGCCCCCCTGTGCCAGGCCAACAACACCGAAGGAGCGGGCATCAACAGCAGCGGCTGGCGCAGCTGTTTCCTCGGCTCGGTCGGCGTCGGCACCAAGCGATCAGCGGTATCGCCGAACTACGTCTATGGCCGTGACTACCGAGCCGATGGCAAGGCCGGCAGTTTCTCGCTGGTCTGGGAGGATTCGCTGTGGGGCAATGACCACGACAACGACGTGGTCTCCATGCTCAGCTACTGCGTTGGCAGCACCTGCAGCGACGGTGGCACGACGCCATTCCGCAACATCTGCTGGCGCTCCAACAGTGGTGAATGCAGCAACAACGCCGTTCGCAACAAGGTCGGCGAAGACGAAGTGCTGGTCCGCATCGAGAACCTGTCCGCCTATGCAGGCAACGCGATGCTGACCGGCTACACGATCGTGGGCTCCAATGCGGCTGACAACGTGCAGCGGCTGGTGCTGCGCCCCGGCAACCGCAACGGTTCGGTGCTGAGCACCAGCGCCGATCCGCCGGCTACCTGGACCGGCGCGGTCGTGATGCGCTACAAACTGGGTACCGGCCAGGCCGGGCAGCTGGAAAGCCCGCTGTGGTACGCCGCCAAGTACGGCGTGCCGGAAGGCAGGAAGTGGGACAGCAAGGTGCCGGGTGTACCGGACAACTACTTCCTGGCGCGCAATCCGGCCAAGCTGAAGTCCGCGCTGGAATCGATCTTCGACAGCGCTGCGGCTGGCGAGGCCCCGGTGGGTGGCAGCGGCACCGGCGCCCGTGTCAACGCCGGCTCCTTCACCGTGTCCGCGCACTACACGGTGCCGTCGGGCTCGAACGACTGGACCGGTGATGTCATCGCCAGCCAGACCACGAGCACCGGAGGCGCCGGCGCTGAACTGTGGCGTGCGTCGACCAAGATGAGCGCCTCCGGGCGGACCATCGTGATGTCGACCGCACCCACCTATGTGAACACGTCCAACCAACTGGTGCCGGTGGCAGCGGCCGATTTCACCGCCGACAACGTTCCCGGGCGTGATCGCGCCGAGAAGCTCGGCAACATGGGGCTCAACACGGTGCCGAACTGGTTCGGTTCGCACACCGTGGCGGATCTGGTCAGTTACCTGCGCGGCTCACCGGTGAGCGGTTTCCGCCCGCGCAGCTCACTGCTCGGCGATATCGTCAATTCCAGCGTGGAGATTGTGTCCAACAAGGACGACTACGGCTTCACCTCGTGGCAGGCGCAGGGGGGAGTGAGCTGGAAGACCACGCTCGGTTTGAGCTATCGGGCCTACCTGGCGACCAAGGTGGCAAACGGTGGCCCACCTTCGATGGTCTACGTCGGTGCGAACGACGGCATGCTGCATGGCTTCAATGCCAGCACCGGCACCTCGGCGGGCAGCGAGCAGTTCGCCTTCATTCCATCGGCTTCGCTGCAGCACATGGCGGAGCTGGCCAACCCCACCTATGGACATCGCTACTACGTGGACGGCGGACTGACCTCGTCGGACGTCTACTACGGCGATGCCTGGCGCACGGTACTGGTCGGTTCGACCGGCGGCGGCGGCGCGTCGCGCGGGCCGTCGGCCACGGCAGTGGGCAACGGTTCGGTGTTCGCCCTGGATATCAGCAATCCGACCGGATTCACCGCCAGCAACGTGCTGTGGGAGATTTCCGGCAAGACCGAGTCGGACCTGGGCTTCGTCATGGGCAAGCCGGTCGTGGTGCCCGTCGCCGGCCCCAACGCGGACAGTCCGCCCCGGTTCGTCGCCCTGTTCGGCAACGGTGTCAATTCCAGCACCGGCCGACCGGTGCTCTATGTGGTCGACATCCGCACCGGCGAGATCCTCAAGCGCGTGTACCCCACGGCGGGCAAGTATGCAGTCGCCAATGGCCTCAACCATGTCACCGCGGTAGCGCTGCACAACAGCAGTGGCCTGGCCGATACCGTCTATGGCGGCGACATGCAGGGCAACATGTGGCGCTTCGACCTGCGTGGCGGTGATCCCAGCGCCTGGAATGTGGCCCTCAACGGCACGCCGCTGTTCACCGCAGTGCGCAGCGCTGTCGCTCAGCCGATCACCGGCGCGATCGAAGTCTCGGCGGGGCCGGGCGGTGGCGTCAGCCTGTTCTTCGGTACCGGTCGCTACTTCACCGCTGACGACAATGCAGTGACCCGTAATTCGCCGGTGCAGACGCTGTATGGGCTCTGGGACAACCTCTCCACTGCCATTTCCAGCCGTGATTCGCTGGTGGGGCAGACCGTCAGTGCCAATGGTGCCGGCTTCCGTGACGTGTCGGGCAACGGCGTGGACTACGCGAGCAAGCGCGGCTGGTACGTCGACCTGATCGTGGGTTCCGACGTGGAGGGTGAGCGCTTCTTCGGCTATCCGACGCTGCAGGGCGGCGCGGTGATGTTCACCACCTATGTGCCCGGGCAGGCGGTCTGCGGCACCGGCGGCGGCACCAACTGGCGCTATCGCCTGAACATGCTGACCGGCCAGCCGGCGATGAGCGGCTTGACCGACGAGGTCGGCGGAAACGCGCTGTGCGGCGCCAACTGCGGTGCCGGTGCGCTGACCCGCGGCGGAGACATCGCAACCGGTGCCCCCGTGCTGTCCACCAATGTCAACAGCACCACCTTGAAGGGCTGCGATCCCAGCGATCCGAAGTGCACGGTCGATGGATCGCTGGACCGCTGCATCGTGGCTCTGAACACGCCGGGCGCGGATACTGCGTATGGCCAGCGTGCCTGTGGTCGCCAGTCGTGGCGCCAGATCCGATGA
- the uvrB gene encoding excinuclease ABC subunit UvrB, producing MSDSFELVSPYSPAGDQPNAIAKLTSNFESGIAKQTLLGVTGSGKTYTIANVIQQIQKPTLIMAPNKTLAAQLYGEFKAFFPHNAVEYFVSYYDYYQPEAYVPSSDTFIEKDSSINEHIEQMRLAATKTLLSRPDAIVVATVSAIYGLGAPEDYLSLRLILSKGERIDQRDLINHLTQLQYTRNEYELQRGTFRVRGEVIDVFPAESDSEALRIELFDGEVEKITMFDPLTGETLRNLMRFTVYPKTHYATTRERVLAAIETIKVELKERLEQLYAQNKLVEAQRLAQRTQFDLEMMAEVGYCNGIENYSRHLTGKGPGEPPPTLFDYLPADALLVIDESHVTIPQIGAMFKGDRSRKETLVEFGFRLPSALDNRPLRFEEWEARSPRSIYVSATPGPYEMRESGDEVTELVVRPTGLIDPMVEIRPVATQVDDLMSEANERIKAGDRVLVTTLTKRMAENLTEYLTEHGIRVRYLHSDVDTVERVEIIRDLRLGKFDVLVGINLLREGLDMPEVSLVAILDADKEGFLRSTGSLIQTIGRAARNVRGKAILYADKVTRSMQAAIDETDRRRAKQVEYNEEHGIIPRSVARPITDVLEGARSEAAEKESRKGKGKGRPGVAEDVADYRALGPAQLAARLKALEQQMYQHAKDLEFEDAARVRDQIRQLKEASLG from the coding sequence ATGAGCGACAGTTTTGAACTCGTCTCGCCGTATTCACCGGCGGGCGACCAGCCGAACGCCATCGCGAAGCTGACCAGCAATTTCGAGTCCGGCATCGCCAAGCAGACGCTGCTGGGTGTGACCGGCTCGGGCAAGACCTACACCATCGCCAATGTCATCCAGCAGATCCAGAAGCCGACGCTGATCATGGCGCCGAACAAGACGCTGGCCGCACAGCTGTACGGTGAATTCAAGGCGTTCTTCCCGCACAACGCGGTGGAGTATTTCGTCAGCTACTACGACTACTACCAGCCGGAGGCCTATGTGCCGTCGTCGGACACCTTCATCGAGAAGGACAGTTCGATCAACGAGCACATCGAGCAGATGCGGCTGGCGGCGACCAAAACCCTGCTGTCGCGGCCCGACGCGATCGTGGTGGCCACCGTGTCGGCGATCTACGGCCTGGGTGCGCCCGAGGATTACCTGTCGCTGCGCCTGATCCTGTCCAAGGGTGAACGCATCGACCAGCGCGACCTGATCAATCATCTGACGCAGCTGCAGTACACCCGCAACGAATACGAACTGCAGCGCGGCACCTTCCGCGTGCGCGGCGAAGTGATCGATGTGTTCCCGGCGGAGTCGGACAGCGAGGCGCTGCGCATCGAGCTGTTCGATGGCGAGGTCGAGAAGATCACGATGTTCGATCCGCTCACCGGAGAAACCCTGCGCAACCTGATGCGCTTCACCGTCTACCCGAAGACCCACTATGCGACGACCCGCGAACGCGTGCTCGCGGCGATCGAGACCATCAAGGTGGAACTGAAGGAGCGGCTTGAGCAGCTCTACGCACAGAACAAGCTGGTCGAGGCGCAGCGCCTTGCCCAGCGCACCCAGTTCGACCTGGAGATGATGGCCGAGGTCGGCTACTGCAACGGCATCGAGAACTACTCGCGGCATCTCACCGGCAAGGGCCCTGGCGAGCCACCGCCGACCCTGTTCGATTATCTGCCGGCCGACGCGTTGCTGGTGATCGACGAATCGCACGTGACCATTCCGCAGATCGGCGCAATGTTCAAGGGCGACCGGTCGCGCAAGGAAACCCTGGTCGAATTCGGCTTCCGCCTGCCCTCGGCGCTGGACAACCGCCCGCTGCGTTTCGAAGAGTGGGAAGCGCGCTCGCCGCGCAGCATCTATGTGTCGGCCACGCCAGGCCCGTATGAAATGCGTGAGTCGGGCGACGAAGTGACCGAGCTGGTGGTGCGGCCGACCGGCCTGATCGACCCGATGGTGGAGATCCGCCCGGTCGCCACCCAGGTCGACGATCTGATGAGCGAGGCCAACGAGCGCATCAAGGCTGGCGACCGCGTGCTGGTTACCACGCTGACCAAGCGCATGGCCGAGAACCTGACCGAGTACCTCACCGAGCATGGCATCCGCGTGCGCTACCTGCATTCGGACGTGGACACCGTCGAGCGCGTGGAGATCATCCGTGACCTGCGCCTGGGCAAGTTCGACGTGCTGGTCGGCATCAACCTGCTGCGCGAGGGCTTGGACATGCCCGAGGTGTCGCTGGTGGCGATCCTGGACGCGGACAAGGAGGGATTCCTGCGCTCCACCGGTTCGCTGATCCAGACCATCGGCCGTGCGGCCCGCAATGTGCGCGGCAAGGCCATCCTGTATGCCGACAAGGTGACCCGTTCGATGCAGGCCGCGATCGACGAGACCGACCGCCGACGCGCCAAGCAGGTCGAGTACAACGAAGAGCACGGGATCATTCCGCGCTCGGTGGCGCGTCCGATCACCGACGTACTGGAAGGTGCCCGATCCGAAGCGGCCGAGAAGGAATCGCGCAAGGGAAAAGGCAAGGGCAGGCCTGGAGTGGCCGAGGATGTGGCCGACTACCGCGCGCTCGGGCCGGCGCAGCTGGCGGCGCGTCTCAAGGCGCTGGAACAGCAGATGTACCAGCACGCCAAGGACCTGGAATTCGAGGACGCGGCCCGCGTCCGCGACCAGATCCGACAGCTGAAGGAGGCCAGCCTGGGCTGA
- a CDS encoding response regulator transcription factor — translation MRILLVEDDPDLSRALQSGLERQGVVADVVGSLAEAAIALREPVHQLMLLDRQLPDGDGATFVATARTLRPNLAVIMLTAKGTLSDKVEGLDVGADDYLVKPVAIEELMARIRAVSRRPSAMVTPSLRLGQLEFDFESLQAQVQGQTLALPRRQVLVLQALAMRQGRTVTRSALEAAVYGFDDEIQSNALDAHISKLRKALQQAGAGVEIHVIRGVGYLLAEA, via the coding sequence ATGCGCATTCTTCTGGTCGAAGATGATCCCGACCTCTCGCGGGCCCTGCAGTCCGGGCTGGAGCGGCAGGGCGTAGTCGCCGACGTGGTCGGCAGCCTCGCCGAAGCCGCCATCGCGTTGCGCGAACCGGTGCACCAGCTGATGCTGCTCGACCGCCAGCTGCCGGACGGCGATGGTGCCACCTTCGTCGCTACCGCACGCACGTTGCGACCGAATCTGGCGGTGATCATGCTGACCGCCAAGGGCACGCTGTCGGACAAGGTCGAGGGCCTGGATGTCGGTGCCGATGACTATCTGGTCAAGCCGGTGGCGATCGAAGAACTGATGGCACGCATCCGCGCGGTATCGCGTCGGCCATCGGCGATGGTCACTCCCAGCCTGCGGCTTGGGCAGCTGGAATTCGACTTCGAATCGCTGCAGGCGCAGGTGCAGGGCCAGACACTGGCACTGCCGCGCCGCCAGGTGCTGGTGCTGCAGGCGCTGGCGATGAGGCAGGGGCGCACGGTCACGCGCAGCGCGTTGGAGGCGGCGGTCTACGGTTTCGATGACGAGATCCAGTCCAACGCGCTGGATGCGCACATCTCCAAACTGCGCAAGGCGCTGCAACAGGCGGGCGCTGGCGTGGAGATCCATGTCATCCGCGGCGTCGGCTACCTGCTGGCGGAGGCCTGA
- a CDS encoding sensor histidine kinase: MARPIRSITLGLAWRLFLAQAFTVLFAVVALILTWGDKDSWGMDMFTAEAVAKAVHSQDGGLALDEARWQKLDARAGGNLWFAAVDDRGAWLERGKVPAIHAPLLARLPTLGATELGSLVPPYLDVARVMIRNEDGRRITVMVGGAPKGGLLDGALMVLRLIGLWFFLPLIVVTLLVMPTVIHRAMRGVRRSAQQAKELDIGQPGARLDAQLVSTEVAPLVEAFNDAIDKVQQGYAARDKFLADAAHELRVPIAVVQARLSQLPQGELKSQLLTDIARLGNVAEHLLDLQRLDRNTSAMQRLDLALVVREAAAELAPLVVGAGYGFEVDAPETPVWIHGDSLALGRVIANLVHNAIVHGGGRGTICVRLDRTGLLEVSDQGAGVPVGDREAIFEPFHRLRAAGSGSGLGLHLVKEIVQHHGGSVSVGEAVGGGASFRVNFHRGSVRR; encoded by the coding sequence ATGGCGCGACCGATCCGATCGATCACCCTCGGCCTGGCCTGGCGGTTGTTTCTGGCGCAGGCGTTCACCGTGCTGTTCGCCGTGGTCGCACTGATCCTCACCTGGGGTGACAAGGATTCCTGGGGCATGGACATGTTCACCGCCGAGGCGGTGGCCAAGGCCGTGCACAGCCAGGATGGGGGCCTGGCGCTGGACGAGGCACGCTGGCAGAAGCTGGATGCGCGCGCCGGTGGCAACCTCTGGTTCGCCGCCGTCGATGACCGGGGAGCCTGGCTCGAGCGTGGCAAGGTACCGGCGATCCATGCGCCGCTGCTGGCGCGGCTGCCGACGCTGGGTGCCACCGAACTGGGTTCACTGGTGCCGCCCTATCTGGACGTGGCGCGGGTGATGATCCGCAACGAGGACGGGCGGCGCATCACGGTGATGGTGGGGGGCGCACCGAAGGGCGGCCTGCTGGATGGCGCGCTGATGGTGCTGCGCCTGATTGGCCTGTGGTTCTTCCTGCCGCTGATCGTGGTCACCCTGCTGGTGATGCCGACCGTGATCCACCGCGCGATGCGAGGTGTCCGACGCTCCGCGCAGCAGGCCAAGGAACTGGACATCGGCCAGCCGGGCGCGCGGCTGGACGCGCAGCTGGTCTCGACCGAGGTAGCACCGCTGGTGGAGGCGTTCAACGATGCCATCGACAAGGTGCAGCAGGGCTATGCGGCGCGTGACAAGTTTCTTGCTGATGCCGCGCATGAGCTGCGCGTGCCGATTGCCGTGGTGCAGGCGCGCCTGTCGCAGCTGCCGCAGGGCGAGTTGAAATCGCAGTTGCTGACCGACATTGCTCGCCTGGGCAACGTGGCCGAGCACCTGCTGGATCTGCAGCGGCTGGATCGCAACACCAGTGCGATGCAACGGTTGGATCTGGCCCTGGTGGTGCGCGAAGCGGCGGCCGAACTGGCTCCGCTGGTGGTGGGCGCCGGCTATGGTTTCGAGGTGGACGCACCGGAGACACCGGTGTGGATCCACGGCGACAGCCTGGCGCTGGGGCGGGTCATCGCCAATCTGGTGCACAACGCCATCGTCCATGGCGGGGGGCGTGGCACGATCTGCGTACGTCTTGACCGGACCGGTCTGCTGGAAGTCAGCGACCAGGGCGCGGGCGTGCCGGTCGGCGACCGCGAGGCGATCTTCGAGCCCTTCCATCGACTCCGTGCGGCGGGCAGTGGCAGCGGGTTGGGCCTGCACCTGGTCAAGGAGATCGTCCAGCATCACGGTGGCTCGGTCAGTGTGGGTGAAGCCGTCGGCGGCGGCGCCAGCTTCCGGGTCAATTTCCATCGCGGCAGCGTGCGGCGCTGA
- a CDS encoding MipA/OmpV family protein — MPLSPSAILRPMLFSAVLSMPLLAQAAEQTPGVKAGITVGATSGAYAHYDVKPLVVPALSWQGERFFASPGSLGMYLYKGEGLRLSAALTPYTLRFKTDDVNDPQLRRLHSRQMSAMGGINAEYSADWGIVEASVMREISGHGGGLESSLYYSYPLQAGRFTWVPRAGVVHSSARLLDYYYGISDEEALRSGLAAYSPGSATSPSVQIAVSTPLGSRWRATGVVANQWFGDAVKDSPMARRGSQTSAFISLMRSF, encoded by the coding sequence ATGCCCTTGTCGCCCTCTGCCATTCTGCGCCCGATGCTGTTCTCCGCCGTGCTGTCGATGCCGCTGCTGGCCCAGGCGGCGGAACAGACACCCGGCGTGAAGGCCGGGATCACGGTCGGCGCGACATCGGGCGCCTACGCGCACTACGACGTCAAGCCATTGGTCGTGCCCGCCCTCTCCTGGCAGGGCGAGCGCTTCTTCGCCAGCCCCGGCTCGCTGGGCATGTACCTGTACAAGGGCGAGGGCCTGCGCCTGTCGGCGGCGCTCACGCCCTACACGCTGCGCTTCAAGACCGATGACGTGAACGATCCACAGCTGCGCCGCCTGCACAGCCGGCAGATGTCGGCGATGGGAGGCATCAATGCCGAATACAGCGCCGACTGGGGCATCGTCGAAGCCAGTGTGATGCGCGAGATCAGCGGCCATGGTGGCGGCCTGGAATCAAGCCTGTACTACAGCTATCCGCTGCAGGCCGGTCGTTTCACCTGGGTGCCGAGGGCCGGAGTGGTGCATTCCAGTGCGCGCCTGCTCGATTACTACTACGGCATCAGCGACGAGGAAGCACTGCGTTCGGGCCTGGCCGCCTACAGCCCCGGCAGCGCCACCTCGCCGAGCGTGCAGATCGCGGTCAGCACGCCACTGGGCAGCAGATGGCGCGCCACCGGCGTAGTGGCCAACCAATGGTTCGGCGATGCAGTCAAGGACAGCCCGATGGCGCGCCGTGGCAGCCAGACATCCGCCTTCATTTCCCTGATGCGTTCGTTCTGA
- a CDS encoding GspH/FimT family pseudopilin, translating into MLQTLCKHPARKARGLHLPEMLVVLMILCVLLAVAWRPWQRAMRQLQAESLRAQLVGSLSLARSTAITEGRPVTVCGSGDGSRCDNRWSQGWRVQVEPRVASGGMTTLLHTLENRHRHVELRASDHRAHIRFRADGRNAGTNQSIVLCVQGLEHSRVIISIPGRIRSLRPRVPTPC; encoded by the coding sequence ATGCTCCAGACCCTCTGCAAACACCCCGCGCGCAAGGCCCGGGGGCTCCACCTGCCTGAAATGCTGGTGGTCCTGATGATCCTGTGCGTACTGCTGGCTGTGGCTTGGCGCCCCTGGCAGCGCGCGATGCGCCAGCTGCAGGCCGAATCCCTGCGTGCCCAGCTGGTCGGCAGCCTGTCGCTGGCGCGCAGCACCGCCATCACCGAGGGACGCCCGGTCACCGTGTGCGGCTCCGGCGACGGCAGCCGCTGCGACAACCGCTGGAGCCAGGGCTGGCGCGTTCAGGTTGAGCCGCGGGTGGCCAGCGGGGGAATGACCACCCTGCTGCACACCCTGGAGAACCGCCATCGCCATGTGGAACTGCGGGCGAGCGACCATCGCGCCCACATCCGATTCCGCGCTGACGGGCGCAACGCCGGCACCAACCAGTCCATCGTGCTGTGCGTGCAGGGCCTGGAACACAGCCGCGTGATCATCAGCATCCCCGGACGGATCCGGAGCCTGCGCCCACGCGTGCCTACGCCCTGCTGA